Proteins found in one Pseudomonas sp. P8_241 genomic segment:
- a CDS encoding putative 2-aminoethylphosphonate ABC transporter substrate-binding protein: MFKPLALAAAVLTAFSLNAFAAKTELTVYTALEAEQLKTYKEAFEKANPDVEIKWVRDSTGIITAKLLAEKARPQADAVWGLAASSLAILDQQGMLQSYAPKDLGKIGANYRDAANPPAWVGMDVWAATICFNTVEAEKQGLSKPVSWQDLTKPEYKGKIVMPNPASSGTGFLDVSAWLQTFGDKQGWAYMDGLHQNIGQYVHSGSKPCKLAAAGEFPIGISFEYPAVQLKRQGAPLDIILPKEGLGWEIEATAVIKGTAHEEAAKKLADFSASPEAMELYKENFAVLAQPGIAKPQTELPADYEQRLIKNDFAWASKNRDEILTEWRKRYDGKSEKVAAK, translated from the coding sequence ATGTTCAAGCCTTTGGCCCTGGCCGCTGCTGTCCTCACCGCTTTCAGCCTGAACGCCTTTGCGGCGAAAACCGAGTTGACGGTGTACACCGCCCTCGAAGCCGAACAACTGAAGACCTATAAAGAGGCGTTCGAAAAGGCTAACCCGGACGTCGAAATCAAATGGGTGCGTGATTCCACCGGCATCATCACCGCCAAACTGTTGGCCGAAAAAGCCCGTCCGCAGGCTGACGCCGTGTGGGGCCTGGCCGCTTCGAGCCTGGCGATCCTCGATCAGCAAGGCATGCTGCAAAGCTACGCGCCAAAGGATCTGGGCAAGATCGGCGCGAACTACCGCGACGCCGCCAACCCGCCAGCCTGGGTCGGCATGGACGTCTGGGCCGCGACCATTTGCTTCAACACCGTCGAAGCCGAAAAGCAGGGCCTGAGCAAACCCGTGAGCTGGCAAGACCTGACCAAGCCCGAGTACAAAGGCAAGATCGTCATGCCGAACCCGGCCTCGTCCGGCACCGGTTTCCTCGACGTCAGCGCCTGGCTGCAAACCTTCGGCGACAAGCAGGGCTGGGCCTACATGGACGGCCTGCACCAGAACATCGGCCAGTACGTTCACTCCGGTTCCAAGCCTTGCAAACTGGCGGCGGCGGGTGAATTCCCGATCGGTATTTCTTTCGAATACCCGGCCGTTCAGTTGAAACGCCAGGGCGCGCCGCTGGACATCATCCTGCCGAAGGAAGGCCTTGGCTGGGAGATTGAAGCGACTGCCGTGATCAAGGGCACCGCCCACGAAGAAGCGGCGAAGAAACTGGCTGACTTCTCCGCCAGCCCCGAGGCGATGGAACTCTACAAGGAAAACTTCGCCGTGCTCGCCCAGCCTGGCATCGCCAAACCGCAGACCGAACTGCCGGCTGACTACGAACAGCGCCTGATCAAGAACGACTTTGCCTGGGCGTCGAAAAACCGCGACGAGATCCTGACTGAATGGCGCAAGCGCTATGACGGCAAGTCCGAGAAAGTGGCGGCCAAGTAA
- the ilvD gene encoding dihydroxy-acid dehydratase, which translates to MPDYRSKTSTHGRNMAGARALWRATGMKDDDFKKPIIAIANSFTQFVPGHVHLKDLGQLVAREIERAGGVAKEFNTIAVDDGIAMGHDGMLYSLPSREIIADSVEYMVNAHCADAIVCISNCDKITPGMLMASLRLNIPVIFVSGGPMEAGKTKLASHGLDLVDAMVIAADSSASDEKVAEYERSACPTCGSCSGMFTANSMNCLVEALGLALPGNGSTLATHSDREQLFLQAGRTIVELCKRYYGENDDSVLPRNIANFQAFENAMTLDIAMGGSTNTILHLLAAAQEAEIDFDLRDIDRLSRHVPQLCKVAPNIQKYHMEDVHRAGGIFSILGSLARGGLLHTQLPTVHSRSMEEAIAKWDITQTSDEAVHHFFKAGPAGIPTQTAFSQSTRWETLDDDRENGCIRSVEHAYSQEGGLAVLYGNIALDGCVVKTAGVDESIHVFEGNAKIFESQDSAVRGILADEVKEGDIVIIRYEGPKGGPGMQEMLYPTSYLKSKGLGKACALLTDGRFSGGTSGLSIGHASPEAAAGGAIGLVQDGDKVLIDIPNRSINLLVSDEELATRRVEQDKKGWKPVEVRPRKVTTALKAYALLATSADKGAVRNKAMLDGL; encoded by the coding sequence ATGCCTGATTACCGCTCGAAAACATCCACCCACGGCCGCAACATGGCCGGTGCCCGCGCACTGTGGCGCGCCACGGGGATGAAAGATGACGACTTCAAGAAGCCGATCATCGCCATTGCCAACTCGTTCACCCAGTTCGTACCGGGTCACGTGCACCTCAAGGACCTGGGCCAACTGGTCGCCCGCGAAATCGAACGCGCTGGCGGTGTGGCAAAAGAATTCAACACCATCGCTGTCGATGACGGCATCGCCATGGGCCACGACGGCATGCTGTATTCGCTGCCGAGCCGCGAGATCATTGCCGACTCCGTCGAGTACATGGTCAACGCCCACTGCGCCGACGCAATCGTGTGCATTTCCAACTGCGACAAGATCACCCCTGGCATGCTGATGGCGTCCCTGCGCCTGAACATCCCGGTGATCTTCGTCTCCGGCGGCCCGATGGAAGCCGGCAAGACCAAACTCGCTTCCCACGGCCTCGACCTGGTCGACGCCATGGTGATCGCCGCCGACTCCAGCGCTTCTGACGAGAAAGTCGCCGAGTACGAGCGCAGCGCCTGCCCGACCTGCGGCTCGTGCTCCGGCATGTTCACCGCCAACTCGATGAACTGCCTGGTCGAAGCGCTGGGTCTGGCATTGCCGGGCAACGGTTCGACCCTGGCCACCCACAGCGACCGCGAACAACTGTTCCTGCAGGCCGGTCGCACGATCGTCGAACTGTGCAAGCGTTACTACGGCGAAAACGACGACTCGGTACTGCCGCGCAATATCGCCAACTTCCAGGCGTTCGAAAACGCCATGACCCTGGACATCGCCATGGGCGGTTCCACCAACACCATCCTGCACTTGCTGGCCGCTGCCCAGGAAGCCGAGATCGATTTCGACCTGCGCGACATCGACCGTCTGTCCCGTCACGTGCCTCAGCTGTGCAAGGTCGCGCCGAACATCCAGAAGTACCACATGGAAGACGTGCACCGTGCCGGCGGGATCTTCAGCATCCTCGGTTCGCTGGCCCGTGGCGGTTTGCTGCACACCCAGCTGCCGACCGTGCACAGCCGCAGCATGGAAGAAGCCATCGCCAAGTGGGACATCACCCAGACCTCCGACGAAGCCGTGCACCACTTCTTCAAGGCCGGTCCGGCAGGCATTCCGACGCAAACCGCGTTCAGCCAGTCGACCCGTTGGGAAACCCTGGACGACGACCGTGAAAACGGCTGCATCCGCAGTGTCGAGCACGCGTACTCGCAAGAAGGCGGCCTGGCCGTGCTCTACGGCAACATCGCCCTGGACGGTTGCGTAGTGAAAACCGCTGGCGTCGACGAATCGATCCACGTGTTCGAAGGCAACGCCAAGATCTTCGAAAGCCAGGACAGCGCCGTGCGTGGCATCCTCGCTGACGAAGTGAAGGAAGGCGACATCGTCATCATTCGCTACGAAGGCCCGAAAGGCGGCCCGGGCATGCAGGAAATGCTCTACCCGACTTCGTACCTGAAATCCAAAGGCCTGGGCAAAGCCTGCGCCCTGCTGACCGACGGTCGTTTCTCCGGCGGCACTTCCGGTCTGTCCATCGGCCACGCTTCGCCCGAAGCCGCTGCCGGCGGCGCGATTGGCCTGGTGCAGGACGGCGACAAAGTGCTGATCGACATTCCGAACCGCTCGATCAACCTGTTGGTCAGCGATGAAGAACTGGCCACGCGCCGGGTCGAGCAGGACAAGAAAGGCTGGAAACCGGTGGAAGTGCGTCCACGTAAAGTGACCACCGCACTGAAAGCCTACGCTCTGCTGGCCACCAGCGCCGACAAGGGTGCTGTGCGTAACAAGGCGATGCTCGACGGGCTGTAA
- a CDS encoding DUF2868 domain-containing protein → MTELNNLWLTETIRLREEHAGPLEDLEANRMARSAGGDLPARIQRRALWLAERDGLADALKHWLQGAQLALIVMALLAVVSGAGLAFAALGDGLHPVNVFWALGSLLGLNSILLLSWALGLLFAGEHGASLGRLWLWLSEKLARDAKAAQLAPALLLLLQRRKLNRWAIGVLVNSLWLLAMLSALVILLTLMATRRYGFVWETTILSADTFIAVTQALGALPALIGFSVPTEEMIRASGDAALNIESARQAWAAWLVGVLLIYGVVPRLLLALFCLWRWKSGRASLQLDLNLPGYAQLRERLMPTSERLGVSDAAPAQLHRVESGVSEQQSDGALLVAIELDNDRPWPPQLPKNVSNAGILDSRESRHKLLEQLSRFPPARLAIACDPRRSPDRGSLALIAELARSASATRVWLLQAPPGEALDAERLGDWHVALQQLELPFADCAPMNWLETGHD, encoded by the coding sequence GTGACTGAACTGAATAACCTCTGGCTGACAGAAACCATTCGCCTGCGTGAAGAACATGCAGGCCCTTTGGAAGACCTTGAAGCCAACCGAATGGCCCGCAGCGCTGGCGGCGATCTGCCGGCGCGCATTCAACGCCGCGCCCTGTGGCTGGCCGAGCGCGATGGTCTGGCCGATGCGCTCAAACACTGGTTGCAAGGCGCGCAACTGGCGTTGATCGTGATGGCGCTGCTGGCTGTGGTCAGCGGCGCGGGGCTGGCGTTTGCCGCGCTGGGCGACGGCCTGCATCCGGTGAATGTGTTCTGGGCCCTGGGCAGTCTGCTCGGGCTGAATTCGATCCTGCTGCTGAGCTGGGCCTTGGGCCTTTTGTTCGCTGGCGAGCACGGCGCCAGCCTCGGGCGCTTGTGGCTGTGGCTGAGTGAGAAACTCGCCCGCGACGCCAAAGCGGCACAACTGGCCCCCGCCCTGCTCCTGTTGCTGCAACGCCGCAAACTCAATCGCTGGGCCATTGGCGTGCTGGTCAACAGCCTGTGGTTGCTGGCGATGCTTAGTGCCTTGGTCATTCTGCTGACGCTGATGGCGACCCGGCGTTACGGCTTCGTCTGGGAAACTACCATCCTCAGCGCCGACACCTTCATTGCCGTAACCCAAGCCCTAGGCGCACTGCCGGCCTTGATCGGCTTCAGCGTGCCGACCGAAGAAATGATCCGCGCCAGCGGCGATGCCGCACTGAACATCGAAAGCGCCCGTCAGGCCTGGGCCGCGTGGCTGGTTGGCGTGCTACTGATTTACGGCGTGGTGCCGCGCCTGTTACTGGCGCTGTTTTGCCTGTGGCGCTGGAAGTCCGGCCGAGCCAGCTTGCAACTCGATCTGAACCTGCCGGGTTACGCCCAGCTGCGAGAACGGCTGATGCCCACCAGTGAACGCCTGGGTGTCAGCGACGCCGCACCGGCACAACTGCATCGCGTGGAAAGTGGCGTCAGTGAACAGCAAAGCGACGGCGCATTGTTGGTCGCCATCGAACTGGACAACGACCGACCCTGGCCACCGCAACTGCCGAAAAACGTCAGCAACGCCGGCATTCTCGACAGCCGTGAATCGCGGCACAAACTTCTCGAGCAACTCAGCCGTTTCCCCCCGGCACGATTGGCGATTGCTTGCGATCCAAGACGCTCGCCGGATCGCGGTAGCCTGGCATTGATTGCCGAGCTCGCCCGCAGCGCCAGCGCCACCCGCGTCTGGCTGCTGCAAGCTCCACCCGGTGAAGCGCTGGACGCCGAGCGTCTTGGTGATTGGCATGTAGCACTGCAACAGTTGGAACTGCCGTTTGCCGATTGCGCACCGATGAACTGGCTGGAGACGGGTCATGACTGA
- a CDS encoding phosphonate degradation HD-domain oxygenase, which yields MVRNEQVVAEVFGLYERFGDSDYIGEPVSQIEHMSQAAELAMAEGFDDEVVLAAFFHDIGHICAESAENMGGFGVVSHERLGADYLRRAGFSERMARLVEYHVQAKRYLTLKEPGYYERLSEASRRTLEYQGGVMTTEEAQAFEQDPLCAVSLRMRQWDEMAKEMHVPVIDLAVLKGKAVRLLAA from the coding sequence ATGGTGCGCAATGAACAAGTCGTCGCTGAAGTATTCGGCCTGTACGAGCGTTTTGGTGACAGCGATTACATCGGCGAACCGGTGTCGCAAATCGAGCACATGTCCCAGGCCGCTGAACTGGCCATGGCCGAAGGCTTCGATGATGAAGTGGTACTGGCGGCATTTTTCCATGACATCGGACACATCTGTGCCGAGAGCGCCGAAAACATGGGTGGATTCGGCGTGGTCAGCCATGAGCGCCTGGGTGCGGATTACTTGCGTCGCGCAGGTTTCAGCGAACGCATGGCGCGGCTGGTCGAATACCACGTTCAGGCCAAGCGTTATCTGACGCTCAAAGAGCCGGGGTACTACGAGCGCTTGAGCGAAGCCAGTCGCCGGACGCTGGAATATCAGGGCGGGGTGATGACGACTGAAGAGGCGCAGGCGTTCGAGCAGGACCCGTTGTGTGCCGTGAGCTTGCGCATGCGCCAGTGGGATGAAATGGCCAAAGAGATGCACGTGCCGGTGATTGATCTGGCGGTATTGAAGGGCAAAGCGGTGCGTCTGTTGGCGGCGTAA
- a CDS encoding dihydrofolate reductase has protein sequence MTKSLPLSLIAALGENRVIGVDNSMPWHLPGDFKYFKATTLGKPIIMGRKTWDSLGRPLPGRLNIVVSRQADLVLEGAEVYPSLEAAVVRAEEWAKEQGVDELMLIGGAQLYAQGLAQADRLYLTRVALSPDGDAWFPEFDLGQWKLVSNAPNPAEGDKPAYNFEVWEKA, from the coding sequence ATGACTAAATCACTCCCCCTCAGCCTGATCGCAGCCCTCGGTGAAAACCGCGTGATCGGCGTCGACAACAGCATGCCCTGGCACTTGCCGGGGGACTTCAAGTACTTCAAGGCCACGACGCTCGGCAAGCCGATCATCATGGGTCGCAAGACTTGGGATTCCCTCGGTCGACCGTTGCCGGGCCGCTTGAATATCGTGGTCAGCCGTCAGGCGGATCTGGTGCTGGAAGGCGCGGAGGTTTATCCGTCGCTGGAAGCTGCCGTCGTTCGCGCTGAAGAGTGGGCGAAAGAACAGGGCGTCGATGAGCTGATGCTGATCGGCGGTGCGCAGTTGTATGCGCAAGGATTGGCGCAGGCTGATCGGTTATACCTGACCCGCGTCGCGCTGAGCCCGGACGGGGATGCGTGGTTTCCGGAGTTTGATTTGGGCCAGTGGAAGTTGGTGTCGAATGCGCCGAACCCGGCGGAAGGCGACAAGCCGGCGTACAACTTCGAAGTCTGGGAAAAAGCCTAA
- a CDS encoding TIGR03364 family FAD-dependent oxidoreductase, which translates to MTQHNDMLIVGAGILGLSHAYAAAKRGLKVKVFERSETPLGASVRNFGQALVTGQPPGQMLELARASRGIWGDWAQLAGLQLKRNGSYLFARTEAEEQLLEAFCEGRAVEHDYRVDLLRGAALRGLYGGQFRHHRAALHGMDDQQLYSREAIPALIDFLRRDLGVQFHFSTLVRDIEPGRLHSTAGSFSAEQIIVCSGHDYQTLLAEQIAELEPQICRLQMLRARPQINLNLQHALLTGLSCVHYGAFADLPEAAAVQAEILRYAPHLHENGIHLLISPTPHGELIIGDSHHYGCDPSPFNAEQVDDWMIELAEQTLGCKVQVVERWQGVYGSRGPGPFSLLSPAKGLSVALMHSGVGMSVGPAIAERNVAAILGEV; encoded by the coding sequence ATGACACAACACAACGACATGCTGATCGTCGGCGCCGGCATCCTGGGTTTGTCTCACGCCTATGCCGCCGCCAAGCGCGGTCTCAAGGTCAAGGTTTTCGAACGCAGCGAAACGCCTCTCGGTGCTTCGGTACGTAACTTCGGTCAGGCACTGGTCACCGGCCAGCCCCCAGGCCAGATGCTGGAACTGGCTCGCGCCAGTCGCGGCATCTGGGGCGATTGGGCGCAACTCGCCGGGCTGCAACTCAAGCGCAACGGCTCGTATCTGTTTGCTCGCACCGAAGCAGAAGAACAACTGCTGGAAGCCTTCTGCGAAGGGCGCGCTGTTGAACACGATTACCGCGTCGACCTGCTGCGCGGCGCTGCATTGCGCGGGCTGTACGGCGGCCAATTCCGCCATCACCGTGCCGCGTTGCATGGCATGGACGACCAGCAGCTGTATTCCCGCGAAGCGATTCCGGCGCTGATCGACTTTCTGCGTCGCGACCTGGGCGTCCAGTTTCACTTCTCCACCCTGGTGCGTGATATCGAGCCGGGTCGCTTGCACAGCACGGCCGGCAGCTTCAGTGCCGAGCAGATCATCGTCTGCTCCGGCCATGATTATCAGACGTTGCTGGCCGAGCAGATCGCTGAGCTCGAGCCACAAATCTGTCGTCTGCAAATGCTCCGCGCCCGCCCGCAAATCAACCTCAACCTGCAACACGCGTTGCTCACCGGTTTGAGTTGCGTGCACTACGGCGCCTTCGCGGATTTACCGGAAGCCGCTGCGGTGCAGGCCGAGATTCTGCGCTACGCACCGCACCTGCATGAAAACGGCATCCACCTGCTGATCAGCCCGACACCCCATGGCGAGTTGATCATCGGCGATTCCCACCATTACGGCTGCGATCCGTCACCCTTCAATGCCGAGCAGGTCGATGACTGGATGATCGAACTGGCCGAGCAAACGCTGGGCTGCAAAGTGCAAGTGGTCGAGCGCTGGCAGGGCGTCTATGGTTCACGGGGGCCGGGGCCATTTTCGCTCCTGAGTCCGGCAAAGGGCCTGAGCGTGGCATTGATGCACTCCGGTGTCGGCATGAGTGTCGGGCCGGCGATAGCCGAACGTAACGTCGCCGCTATATTGGGGGAAGTCTGA
- a CDS encoding haloacid dehalogenase-like hydrolase, whose protein sequence is MKFAPKFLAAALCLGLAGQVLATDLKHWPADQAKALDAMIAANANKGNYAVFDMDNTSYRYDLEESLLPYMENKGLITRDKLDPSLKLMPFKDTADHKESLFSYYYRLCELDDMVCYPWVAQVFSGFTLQELKGYVDEMMASGKPVPATYYEGDVVKKLDVNPPKIFTGQQELYNKLMENGIEVYVMTAASEELVRMVAADPKYGYNVKPQNVIGVTLLLKDPKTGELTTARKQITAGKYDEKANLGLEMTPYLWTPATWMAGKHAAILTYIDEWKKPVLVGGDTPTSDGYMLFHDVDVAKGGIHLWINRKDKYMTQINGMMAKHAAAQAKEGLPVTADKNWVIVKPEEIQ, encoded by the coding sequence ATGAAGTTCGCACCGAAGTTTCTCGCGGCAGCACTTTGCCTCGGTCTTGCCGGCCAGGTTCTCGCAACGGATTTGAAACACTGGCCAGCCGATCAGGCCAAGGCGCTGGACGCGATGATCGCGGCCAACGCCAACAAAGGTAACTACGCGGTGTTCGACATGGACAACACCAGTTACCGCTACGACCTCGAAGAGTCGTTACTGCCTTACATGGAAAACAAGGGCCTGATCACCCGCGACAAGCTCGATCCTTCACTGAAGCTGATGCCGTTCAAGGACACCGCCGACCACAAGGAAAGCCTGTTCAGCTACTACTATCGCCTCTGCGAACTCGACGACATGGTTTGCTACCCATGGGTCGCCCAAGTGTTCTCCGGTTTTACGCTGCAAGAACTCAAGGGCTACGTCGACGAGATGATGGCCTCGGGCAAACCGGTGCCGGCCACTTATTACGAAGGCGACGTGGTCAAGAAACTCGACGTCAACCCACCTAAAATCTTCACCGGCCAGCAAGAGCTCTACAACAAGTTGATGGAGAACGGCATCGAGGTCTATGTGATGACCGCCGCCTCCGAAGAACTGGTGCGTATGGTCGCGGCCGATCCGAAGTACGGTTACAACGTCAAACCGCAGAACGTGATCGGCGTGACACTGCTGCTCAAAGACCCGAAAACCGGCGAGCTGACCACCGCGCGCAAGCAGATCACCGCTGGCAAATATGACGAGAAAGCCAACCTCGGTCTGGAGATGACTCCTTACCTGTGGACCCCGGCAACCTGGATGGCCGGCAAGCACGCGGCGATCCTGACCTACATCGACGAGTGGAAAAAACCGGTACTGGTGGGCGGCGACACGCCGACCAGCGACGGCTACATGCTGTTCCACGATGTCGACGTGGCCAAGGGTGGCATTCATCTGTGGATCAACCGCAAGGACAAATACATGACCCAGATTAACGGCATGATGGCCAAGCACGCCGCGGCCCAGGCCAAGGAAGGACTGCCGGTGACGGCGGACAAGAATTGGGTGATTGTGAAACCAGAGGAGATTCAGTAA
- a CDS encoding L-cystine transporter, giving the protein MNLPLILNLLVFLALLFGLAQTRHTTWSLAKKVLLALVLGVAFGVALHTVYGAGNPVLKASIGWFDLVGNGYVQLLQMIVIPLVFASILSAVARLHNASSLGKISFLTIGTLLFTTAIAALIGIGLTNLFGLTAEGLVAGTQEMARLQTIQTDYAGKVADLNVPQLLLSFIPQNPFADLARAKPTSIISVVIFAAFLGVAALQLLKDDVENGQKVINAIDTLQAWVMRLVRLVMKLTPYGVLALMTKVVAGSNLQDIIKLGSFVVVSYLGLGLMFVVHGLLVSAAGINPLRFFRKIWPVLTFAFTSRSSAATIPLSIEAQTSRLGIPQSIASFAASFGATIGQNGCAGLYPAMLAVMVAPTVGINPLDPLWIATLVAIVTLSSAGVAGVGGGATFAALIVLPAMGLPVSLVALLISVEPLIDMGRTALNVSGSMTAGAITSQVMQQTDKALLDADEHSALAQA; this is encoded by the coding sequence ATGAATCTGCCGCTGATCCTCAATCTGCTGGTGTTCCTCGCCCTGCTCTTCGGCCTGGCGCAAACCCGCCACACCACATGGAGCCTGGCAAAAAAAGTCCTGCTCGCCTTGGTACTGGGCGTGGCATTCGGTGTGGCGTTGCACACCGTTTACGGTGCCGGCAACCCGGTGCTGAAAGCTTCGATCGGCTGGTTCGATCTGGTGGGTAATGGTTACGTGCAGTTGCTGCAAATGATCGTGATCCCGCTGGTGTTCGCATCGATCCTCAGTGCCGTGGCCCGCCTGCATAATGCTTCGTCGCTGGGCAAGATCAGCTTCCTGACCATTGGCACGCTGCTGTTCACCACCGCCATCGCGGCGCTGATTGGCATCGGCCTGACCAACCTGTTCGGTCTGACCGCCGAAGGCCTGGTGGCCGGCACCCAGGAAATGGCCCGTTTGCAAACCATACAGACCGACTATGCAGGCAAGGTCGCGGACCTGAATGTGCCGCAGTTGCTGCTGTCGTTCATCCCGCAAAACCCGTTCGCCGACTTGGCGCGCGCCAAGCCGACGTCGATCATCAGCGTGGTGATCTTCGCTGCGTTCCTCGGCGTCGCGGCGCTGCAATTGCTCAAGGATGATGTGGAAAATGGTCAGAAAGTGATCAACGCCATCGACACCCTGCAAGCCTGGGTAATGCGCCTGGTGCGTCTGGTGATGAAGCTGACGCCGTATGGCGTTCTGGCGTTGATGACCAAAGTGGTCGCTGGTTCCAACCTGCAGGACATCATCAAGCTCGGCAGTTTCGTGGTGGTGTCCTACCTCGGCCTGGGGCTGATGTTTGTGGTGCATGGCCTGCTGGTGTCGGCGGCGGGGATCAATCCGCTGCGTTTCTTCCGCAAGATCTGGCCAGTGCTGACGTTTGCCTTCACCAGCCGTTCGAGTGCTGCGACGATTCCGTTGAGCATCGAGGCGCAGACCAGTCGCTTGGGTATTCCGCAGTCGATCGCCAGTTTCGCGGCGTCGTTCGGCGCGACCATTGGCCAGAACGGTTGTGCCGGCCTGTACCCGGCGATGTTGGCGGTGATGGTGGCCCCGACCGTGGGGATCAATCCGCTGGACCCGCTATGGATCGCAACACTGGTGGCGATTGTCACGTTGAGTTCGGCCGGTGTCGCCGGGGTTGGCGGCGGTGCGACGTTTGCGGCGTTGATTGTGCTGCCGGCGATGGGCTTGCCGGTGTCACTGGTGGCGCTGCTGATTTCGGTCGAGCCGCTGATTGATATGGGGCGTACGGCGTTGAATGTCAGTGGTTCGATGACGGCGGGTGCGATTACCAGTCAGGTGATGCAGCAGACCGATAAAGCGTTGCTGGATGCGGATGAGCATTCAGCGTTGGCGCAGGCTTGA
- a CDS encoding GTPase/DUF3482 domain-containing protein, with translation MTDTRKQPLKLAVVGHTNVGKTSLLRTLTRDVGFGEVSHRPSTTRHVEGARLSVDGEPLLDLYDTPGLEDAIALLDYLERLERPGERLDGPERLERFLEGSEARQRFEQEAKVLRQLLASDAGLYVIDAREPVLAKYRDELEVLASCGKPLLPVLNFVSSANHREPAWRDALARLGLHALVRFDSVAPPEDGERRLYESLALLLETARPQLERLIADQQAQRLARQQSAARLIAELLIDCAACRRSVVADAEQEQQAISELRKAVRQREQRCVEALLKLYAFRPQDAAASDLPLLDGRWGDDLFNPETLKQLGVRVGSGIAAGAAAGAGVDLLVGGITLGAAALAGAIAGGALQTARSYGSRLLGKLKGQRELTADDNVLRLLALRQRQLLQALNARGHAAMDSIQVATPQDKTWREGKLPEALNKARAHPQWSSLNPQAKLNQSERQEQVEVLAQQL, from the coding sequence ATGACTGACACCAGGAAGCAGCCTCTGAAACTCGCCGTCGTCGGCCACACCAACGTCGGTAAGACCTCGTTGCTGCGTACGCTGACGCGCGATGTCGGCTTTGGCGAAGTGTCCCATCGCCCCAGCACCACGCGGCACGTCGAAGGGGCGCGCCTGTCGGTGGATGGCGAGCCATTGCTGGATCTCTACGACACGCCCGGCCTGGAAGACGCTATCGCCCTGCTCGATTACCTCGAACGCCTGGAGCGTCCCGGCGAGCGCCTGGATGGTCCGGAACGGCTGGAACGCTTTCTCGAAGGCAGCGAAGCCCGGCAACGATTTGAACAGGAAGCCAAAGTGTTACGCCAGTTGCTGGCGTCGGACGCCGGGCTCTACGTGATCGATGCCCGCGAGCCCGTACTCGCCAAGTATCGCGATGAACTCGAAGTGCTCGCCAGTTGCGGCAAACCGTTGTTGCCGGTGTTGAATTTCGTCAGCAGCGCCAACCATCGCGAGCCGGCGTGGCGTGACGCCCTAGCGCGACTGGGCCTGCATGCGTTGGTGCGTTTCGATAGCGTGGCGCCGCCCGAGGATGGCGAACGCCGGCTCTACGAAAGTCTCGCTCTGCTGCTGGAAACCGCACGGCCACAACTGGAACGCTTGATCGCCGATCAGCAGGCCCAACGCCTTGCTCGCCAGCAAAGTGCGGCGCGGTTGATTGCCGAATTACTGATCGATTGCGCTGCCTGCCGACGCAGTGTGGTCGCCGACGCGGAGCAAGAACAGCAAGCGATCAGCGAATTGCGCAAAGCCGTGCGTCAACGCGAACAGCGTTGCGTCGAGGCGCTGCTCAAGCTTTACGCCTTCCGCCCCCAGGACGCCGCCGCCAGCGACTTGCCACTGCTCGACGGTCGTTGGGGCGATGATCTGTTCAACCCGGAGACCCTTAAACAATTGGGTGTGCGTGTGGGTAGCGGCATAGCCGCAGGTGCAGCCGCCGGGGCCGGGGTCGATTTGCTCGTGGGTGGCATCACCTTGGGTGCGGCGGCATTGGCTGGAGCCATCGCTGGCGGCGCCCTGCAAACTGCGCGCAGTTATGGCAGCCGCTTGCTGGGCAAGCTCAAGGGCCAACGCGAGCTGACCGCCGATGACAACGTGCTCCGGCTGTTGGCGCTGCGCCAGCGGCAATTGCTGCAAGCGCTGAATGCCCGTGGCCATGCGGCGATGGACAGCATTCAAGTCGCCACACCACAGGATAAAACCTGGCGCGAAGGCAAGTTGCCCGAGGCCCTGAACAAAGCCCGGGCGCATCCTCAGTGGTCGTCGCTGAACCCGCAGGCGAAGTTGAATCAGTCAGAACGGCAGGAGCAGGTTGAGGTGTTGGCTCAGCAGCTGTAG